The following coding sequences lie in one Gadus macrocephalus chromosome 1, ASM3116895v1 genomic window:
- the calcoco1a gene encoding calcium-binding and coiled-coil domain-containing protein 1 isoform X1 — protein MVQRAPQTGITVPPCFRVAMETAWLVEFQNVGCSYFPQSRVDCHYTLSSKLPWASNDWIGLFKVGWSSVRDYHTFVWSSVPADNQEGRDVNCCVQFQASYLPRPSSEEYQFVYVDSKGEVCSRSPAFTFGAPEPLEELVTLEEGGPGEEGSTDMLLVVPRAELLQSRLQACLQERAELLQAQEGLVRKQEREEERYARARVAWETERRELKRTTARLQDELHRSQDSVVEMELRQKEEQALGDYLVEQQGALLALKEAGELRIRELEEDIKTLAQRAADRETELDRFKERTKRSATQKKEEDTEKKDLQTKLDHTEAELRTLAKEFQVLRSSLAQRDTSVLQLQNTISTLTHKLTTAHRKETESEAALKDMRGLRERLSASERTVDGLKADLSATVTKRDHGQAEVHQARLQAAQLTLQLADSSLAFREARAHWAQEQQHLQHTAEKDCERLEKVNVEFQRTEEQLQEERMEREKVEVELGREKDCNRVQLSEARRELRELKASVRVAQKEKEQLLAEKKDLREYSRMVEQKMGLMLDPSFGTASVTPAGRPYSPLSDSEEESPEAQPPPPAPPSPGPLAHYSLCEQGQLDPLLPATPPPSLRELARGTVVISQPAPLSAPRQASTDAMAHSSESEEGSEAAPCASQSTAEETAPLLPEHTDAIFSDLAHTALW, from the exons ATGGTGCAGCGCGCTCCCCAAACCG GTATAACTGTGCCTCCTTGCTTTcgtgttgccatggaaacggcTTGGCTGGTGGAGTTTCAAAACGTGGGGTGCAGTTACTTTCCACAGAGCAGAGTGGATTGCCACTACACTCTGAGCTCTAAGCTTCCATGGGCGAGCAATGACTGGATCGGCCTCTTCAAG GTGGGGTGGTCGTCGGTCAGGGACTACCACACATTCGTCTGGTCCTCAGTCCCCGCTGACAACCAGGAGGGCAGAGATGTCAACTGCTGTGTGCAGTTCCAGG CCTCCTACCTCCCGAGGCCCAGCTCGGAGGAGTACCAGTTTGTGTACGTGGACAGTAAGGGGGAGGTGTGCTCACGCAGCCCTGCCTTCACGTTCGGCGCCCCTGAAcccctggaggagctggtgactctggaggaggggggccccGGCGAGGAGGGTTCCACGGACATGCTGCTGGTGGTCCCCAGGGCTGAGCTGCTGCAG AGTCGGCTCCAGGCGTGTCTGCAGGAGCGCGCCGAGCTTCTGCAGGCCCAAGAGGGGCTGGTCCGGAAgcaggagcgggaggaggagcgcTACGCCCGGGCCAGGGTGGCCTGGGAGACGGAGCGCCGGGAGCTGAAGAGGACCACGGCCCGGCTGCAGGATGAGCTGCACAGGAGCCAGGACAGCGTGGTGGAGATGGAACTGAGACAAAAG GAGGAACAAGCTCTGGGGGATTATCTAGTGGAGCAGCAAGGTGCCTTATTGGCCCTGAAGGAGGCAGGCGAGCTGCGAATCAGAGAGCTGGAGGAAGACATTAAGACCCTAGCACAGAGggctgcagacagagagaccgagctGGACAG GTTCAAGGAGAGAACCAAGAGGTCAGCAACAcagaaaaaagaagaagatacTGAGAAAAAAGACTTGCAG ACCAAGTTGGACCACACCGAGGCTGAGCTCCGGACGCTGGCCAAGGAGTTCCAGGTCCTGAGGAGTTCCCTGGCCCAGAGGGACACCAGCGTGCTGCAGCTGCAGAACACCATCAGCACCCTCACCCACAAGCTCACCACGGCCCACCGCAAAGAG ACGGAGAGCGAGGCGGCGCTGAAGGACATGCGCGGCCTGCGCGAGCGTCTGAGCGCCAGTGAGCGCACCGTCGACGGCCTGAAGGCGGACCTGAGCGCCACGGTGACCAAGAGGGACCACGGCCAGGCGGAGGTCCACCAGGCCCGGCTGCAGGCCGCCCAGCTCACACTGCAGCTGGCCGACTCCAGCCTGGCCTTCAGGGAGGCCCGGGCCCACTGggcccaggagcagcagcacctGCAGCACACGGCCGAG aAGGATTGTGAGCGCCTGGAGAAGGTCAATGTGGAGTTCCAGAGGACGGAGGAGCagctgcaggaggagaggatggagagggagaaggtggaggtggagctgggcaGAGAGAAGGACTGCAACAGG GTTCAGCTGAGTGAGGCCCGCAGGGAGCTCCGGGAGCTGAAGGCCAGCGTCCGGGTGGctcagaaggagaaggagcagctGCTGGCGGAGAAGAAG GACCTGAGGGAGTACAGCCGCATGGTGGAACAGAAGATGGGTCTGATGCTGGACCCCAGCTTCGGCACGGCCTCCGTGACCCCTGCAG GGCGGCCGTACAGCCCCCTCTCCGACTCTGAGGAGGAGAGCCCCGAGGCGCAGccgcccccgccggcccccccctctccgGGCCCGCTGGCCCACTACAGCCTGTGTGAGCAGGGCCAGCTGGACCCCCTGCTGcccgccacgccccccccctccctgagggAGCTGGCCCGGGGCACGGTGGTCATCAGCCAGCCCGCGCCTCTGTCCGCACCCCGGCAGGCCAGCACCGACGCCATGGCCCACAGCTCCGAGTCG GAGGAGGGCTCTGAGGCGGCTCCGTGCGCCAGCCAGAGCACTGCGGAGGAGACGGCGCCGCTGCTGCCCGAGCACACGGACGCCATCTTCAG TGATCTGGCCCACACCGCCCTGTGGTAA
- the calcoco1a gene encoding calcium-binding and coiled-coil domain-containing protein 1 isoform X2 yields METAWLVEFQNVGCSYFPQSRVDCHYTLSSKLPWASNDWIGLFKVGWSSVRDYHTFVWSSVPADNQEGRDVNCCVQFQASYLPRPSSEEYQFVYVDSKGEVCSRSPAFTFGAPEPLEELVTLEEGGPGEEGSTDMLLVVPRAELLQSRLQACLQERAELLQAQEGLVRKQEREEERYARARVAWETERRELKRTTARLQDELHRSQDSVVEMELRQKEEQALGDYLVEQQGALLALKEAGELRIRELEEDIKTLAQRAADRETELDRFKERTKRSATQKKEEDTEKKDLQTKLDHTEAELRTLAKEFQVLRSSLAQRDTSVLQLQNTISTLTHKLTTAHRKETESEAALKDMRGLRERLSASERTVDGLKADLSATVTKRDHGQAEVHQARLQAAQLTLQLADSSLAFREARAHWAQEQQHLQHTAEKDCERLEKVNVEFQRTEEQLQEERMEREKVEVELGREKDCNRVQLSEARRELRELKASVRVAQKEKEQLLAEKKDLREYSRMVEQKMGLMLDPSFGTASVTPAGRPYSPLSDSEEESPEAQPPPPAPPSPGPLAHYSLCEQGQLDPLLPATPPPSLRELARGTVVISQPAPLSAPRQASTDAMAHSSESEEGSEAAPCASQSTAEETAPLLPEHTDAIFSDLAHTALW; encoded by the exons atggaaacggcTTGGCTGGTGGAGTTTCAAAACGTGGGGTGCAGTTACTTTCCACAGAGCAGAGTGGATTGCCACTACACTCTGAGCTCTAAGCTTCCATGGGCGAGCAATGACTGGATCGGCCTCTTCAAG GTGGGGTGGTCGTCGGTCAGGGACTACCACACATTCGTCTGGTCCTCAGTCCCCGCTGACAACCAGGAGGGCAGAGATGTCAACTGCTGTGTGCAGTTCCAGG CCTCCTACCTCCCGAGGCCCAGCTCGGAGGAGTACCAGTTTGTGTACGTGGACAGTAAGGGGGAGGTGTGCTCACGCAGCCCTGCCTTCACGTTCGGCGCCCCTGAAcccctggaggagctggtgactctggaggaggggggccccGGCGAGGAGGGTTCCACGGACATGCTGCTGGTGGTCCCCAGGGCTGAGCTGCTGCAG AGTCGGCTCCAGGCGTGTCTGCAGGAGCGCGCCGAGCTTCTGCAGGCCCAAGAGGGGCTGGTCCGGAAgcaggagcgggaggaggagcgcTACGCCCGGGCCAGGGTGGCCTGGGAGACGGAGCGCCGGGAGCTGAAGAGGACCACGGCCCGGCTGCAGGATGAGCTGCACAGGAGCCAGGACAGCGTGGTGGAGATGGAACTGAGACAAAAG GAGGAACAAGCTCTGGGGGATTATCTAGTGGAGCAGCAAGGTGCCTTATTGGCCCTGAAGGAGGCAGGCGAGCTGCGAATCAGAGAGCTGGAGGAAGACATTAAGACCCTAGCACAGAGggctgcagacagagagaccgagctGGACAG GTTCAAGGAGAGAACCAAGAGGTCAGCAACAcagaaaaaagaagaagatacTGAGAAAAAAGACTTGCAG ACCAAGTTGGACCACACCGAGGCTGAGCTCCGGACGCTGGCCAAGGAGTTCCAGGTCCTGAGGAGTTCCCTGGCCCAGAGGGACACCAGCGTGCTGCAGCTGCAGAACACCATCAGCACCCTCACCCACAAGCTCACCACGGCCCACCGCAAAGAG ACGGAGAGCGAGGCGGCGCTGAAGGACATGCGCGGCCTGCGCGAGCGTCTGAGCGCCAGTGAGCGCACCGTCGACGGCCTGAAGGCGGACCTGAGCGCCACGGTGACCAAGAGGGACCACGGCCAGGCGGAGGTCCACCAGGCCCGGCTGCAGGCCGCCCAGCTCACACTGCAGCTGGCCGACTCCAGCCTGGCCTTCAGGGAGGCCCGGGCCCACTGggcccaggagcagcagcacctGCAGCACACGGCCGAG aAGGATTGTGAGCGCCTGGAGAAGGTCAATGTGGAGTTCCAGAGGACGGAGGAGCagctgcaggaggagaggatggagagggagaaggtggaggtggagctgggcaGAGAGAAGGACTGCAACAGG GTTCAGCTGAGTGAGGCCCGCAGGGAGCTCCGGGAGCTGAAGGCCAGCGTCCGGGTGGctcagaaggagaaggagcagctGCTGGCGGAGAAGAAG GACCTGAGGGAGTACAGCCGCATGGTGGAACAGAAGATGGGTCTGATGCTGGACCCCAGCTTCGGCACGGCCTCCGTGACCCCTGCAG GGCGGCCGTACAGCCCCCTCTCCGACTCTGAGGAGGAGAGCCCCGAGGCGCAGccgcccccgccggcccccccctctccgGGCCCGCTGGCCCACTACAGCCTGTGTGAGCAGGGCCAGCTGGACCCCCTGCTGcccgccacgccccccccctccctgagggAGCTGGCCCGGGGCACGGTGGTCATCAGCCAGCCCGCGCCTCTGTCCGCACCCCGGCAGGCCAGCACCGACGCCATGGCCCACAGCTCCGAGTCG GAGGAGGGCTCTGAGGCGGCTCCGTGCGCCAGCCAGAGCACTGCGGAGGAGACGGCGCCGCTGCTGCCCGAGCACACGGACGCCATCTTCAG TGATCTGGCCCACACCGCCCTGTGGTAA